In a single window of the Mucilaginibacter defluvii genome:
- a CDS encoding TonB-dependent receptor produces the protein MKEKLRTFKKPSLLLLLMLLTGISAFAQTKKITGKIVDEKNQPLPGATVKAQSSNVSAATDANGNFSINLPAGEQAVVVSFVGYANMVQTLNGQDQLTIKLNPNSKNLEDVVVIGYGAQRREAVTGSVASIGGEKMREVPAPNISQAIQGRLPGVDISQTSTRPGATTQILIRGQRSLTASNDPLIVLDGIPFVGSLADINPNDVKSIDILKDASATAIYGSRGANGVIIITTNRGQMGGNAKITYNAYYGRQEIFAPYPMMNGSEFVALRKAAGKFTNGADEADDVNIDWQKLLYRTGTVNSHDVGVSGGSQTGSYNFGGGYYKNEAVIPTQQYTRYSLRGSVDQQVAKIFKVGFTTNNNYNLTEGSQVGIYGALSSSPIANPYNADGSIKRTIKMPQDETYVLTKDIVNNLQDQWLNETRGFATYNSLYGEAQIPWVKGLKYRVNVGLDFIQNNNGNYTGQGINSSVPTSLSVAGVTNSQNYHWVVENLLTYDRTFAEKHNFNVTALYSEEQTKYNSSSMSAKNIPSDAFQFYNLGQATGEITIGNGNYSLSGLRSYMGRVMYSYDDKYLISATLRSDASSRLAPGYKWHTYPAVSLGWNLNNESFMKDVTWLNRAKVRLGYGQTSNQAVNAYQTLGALNTRQYNFGETNYATGYYVTQLPNPALGWEYSENWNYGLDFTLFNNRLSGTVEYYVNNTKDLLLSVGLPPTSGVNSYTANVGRTQNKGVELSLNGTIINNKNGWTWDLGVNIYANRNKLVALASGQTRDEGNGWFVGHNINSIFDYEYQGLWQEGDPYLNILEPGGNVGMIKVKYTGPVDANGQPTRAIGAADRQIIDVDPDFQGGFNTRVAYKGFDFTMVGAFKSGGVLISTLYGSGGYLNMLTGRRNNVKVDYWTPENTDARYPKPGGIQSGDNPKYGSTLGYFDASYLKIRTMSLGYNLGELLPKSSKINIRTYFTVQNAFVLFSPYHKESGMDPETNSFGNENAAVPLPESQRRFLTIGTNTPSTRNFILGLNVTF, from the coding sequence ATGAAAGAAAAACTACGAACATTTAAAAAGCCATCGCTGCTCTTGCTGCTGATGCTGCTCACGGGGATAAGCGCGTTTGCACAAACCAAAAAGATAACGGGCAAGATAGTAGATGAAAAAAATCAACCGTTGCCCGGCGCAACGGTTAAGGCACAATCCAGTAACGTATCAGCCGCTACAGATGCAAATGGTAATTTCAGCATTAATCTGCCGGCGGGCGAGCAAGCGGTTGTAGTGTCATTTGTGGGCTACGCCAATATGGTACAAACGTTAAACGGGCAGGATCAGCTTACCATAAAACTAAACCCCAACAGTAAAAACCTGGAAGATGTGGTGGTGATAGGTTACGGTGCCCAACGCCGAGAAGCGGTTACAGGCTCGGTGGCATCCATCGGTGGCGAAAAAATGCGCGAAGTACCGGCGCCAAATATCAGTCAGGCCATACAGGGCCGGCTTCCGGGTGTTGATATATCGCAAACATCAACACGCCCCGGGGCTACAACGCAGATACTCATCCGTGGCCAGCGCTCGTTAACCGCCAGTAATGACCCTTTGATTGTGCTGGATGGTATCCCGTTTGTAGGTTCACTGGCCGACATCAACCCTAACGATGTTAAAAGCATTGACATATTGAAGGATGCCTCGGCCACGGCTATCTATGGCTCGCGGGGTGCAAACGGTGTGATAATTATTACTACTAATCGCGGGCAGATGGGGGGCAACGCTAAAATTACGTATAATGCTTATTACGGCAGGCAGGAAATTTTTGCCCCTTACCCGATGATGAACGGATCGGAATTTGTAGCGCTGCGTAAAGCCGCCGGAAAATTTACCAACGGAGCCGATGAAGCTGATGACGTAAATATTGATTGGCAAAAGCTTTTATACAGAACGGGCACTGTTAACAGCCACGATGTCGGCGTATCCGGCGGGAGCCAAACCGGCAGCTATAATTTTGGCGGCGGTTATTATAAAAACGAGGCCGTAATACCAACCCAACAGTACACACGTTATTCGCTGCGCGGCTCAGTAGATCAGCAGGTTGCCAAAATTTTTAAAGTTGGATTTACAACCAATAACAACTATAACCTTACCGAGGGAAGCCAGGTAGGTATCTATGGTGCTTTGAGCAGTTCGCCTATAGCTAACCCCTATAATGCCGATGGCTCGATTAAACGAACCATAAAAATGCCGCAGGACGAAACGTATGTTTTAACCAAGGATATTGTAAATAATTTACAGGATCAATGGCTGAATGAAACCCGCGGATTTGCTACCTATAATTCACTTTACGGCGAAGCACAGATACCCTGGGTAAAGGGCTTGAAATATCGCGTTAATGTGGGTTTGGATTTTATACAGAACAACAATGGTAATTACACCGGACAAGGCATAAACAGCTCGGTACCAACTTCGCTATCGGTAGCCGGAGTAACCAATTCGCAAAACTATCATTGGGTGGTTGAAAACCTGTTGACCTATGACCGTACGTTTGCCGAAAAACATAATTTTAATGTGACGGCTCTTTACTCTGAGGAGCAAACTAAATACAACAGTTCCTCAATGTCGGCTAAAAATATTCCGTCAGACGCTTTTCAGTTTTATAACCTTGGCCAGGCAACCGGCGAAATTACCATCGGTAATGGCAATTATAGTTTGAGCGGCCTACGCTCATATATGGGGCGCGTAATGTATTCGTATGACGATAAGTATCTGATATCGGCTACGTTGCGTTCTGATGCTTCATCACGATTGGCGCCTGGTTATAAATGGCATACCTATCCGGCCGTATCATTAGGCTGGAATTTGAATAACGAATCATTTATGAAAGATGTTACCTGGCTTAACCGCGCTAAGGTGCGCCTGGGTTATGGCCAAACCTCTAACCAGGCTGTAAATGCCTATCAAACGCTTGGCGCCTTGAACACACGCCAGTATAATTTTGGCGAAACCAATTATGCCACCGGTTATTACGTAACCCAATTGCCTAATCCGGCACTGGGCTGGGAGTATTCTGAAAACTGGAACTACGGTTTAGATTTCACCTTATTTAATAACCGCTTATCCGGTACGGTTGAATACTATGTTAATAACACTAAAGACTTATTGCTGAGTGTGGGCTTGCCGCCAACCTCTGGCGTTAACAGCTATACCGCCAATGTGGGCAGAACACAAAACAAAGGCGTGGAGTTAAGCTTGAACGGCACCATCATCAACAACAAAAATGGCTGGACCTGGGATTTAGGTGTAAACATTTACGCAAACCGTAATAAGTTAGTCGCGCTTGCATCAGGCCAAACGAGGGATGAGGGTAACGGCTGGTTTGTAGGCCATAATATTAACTCCATTTTTGATTACGAGTACCAGGGCTTATGGCAGGAGGGCGACCCTTACCTGAACATACTGGAACCGGGCGGCAACGTAGGCATGATCAAGGTAAAATATACCGGTCCGGTTGATGCCAACGGCCAGCCAACACGCGCCATTGGCGCCGCCGACAGGCAGATCATCGATGTCGACCCTGATTTTCAGGGCGGCTTTAACACCCGTGTAGCTTATAAGGGTTTCGACTTTACCATGGTTGGTGCGTTTAAAAGCGGCGGTGTGTTAATCAGTACACTTTATGGATCAGGCGGATACCTGAATATGCTTACAGGTCGCCGTAACAACGTTAAGGTTGATTACTGGACGCCCGAAAACACGGATGCCCGTTATCCTAAACCGGGCGGCATCCAAAGTGGTGATAATCCTAAATACGGCAGCACCCTGGGTTATTTTGATGCATCATACCTTAAAATACGTACCATGTCGCTTGGCTATAACTTAGGTGAGTTACTGCCCAAGAGCTCAAAAATAAACATACGTACTTATTTCACGGTGCAAAATGCATTCGTGCTGTTCTCACCTTATCACAAGGAATCAGGCATGGATCCGGAAACGAACTCTTTTGGTAACGAGAACGCCGCCGTACCGCTGCCCGAATCACAACGGAGGTTCCTGACCATCGGCACCAACACGCCATCAACCCGTAATTTTATACTTGGTCTTAACGTAACATTCTAA
- a CDS encoding sialate O-acetylesterase — protein MLKILKLAGLFTFIMFSDQAMAQDPKMYIFLCFGQSNMEGNAKYEAQDTTVDSRFRVLQAVDCPDRGRKKGNWYTAVPPLCRCNTGITPADYFGRTLTANLPKDVRVGVINVSVGGARIELFNQQTSPGYIETAPGWMKAMVAEYNNDPYGRLVELAKIAQRSGVIKGILLHQGESNTGDTLWTKKIKIIYDRLIADLNLKPNQVPLLAGEMLGADQGGICAGMNSIINTLPQVVPNAYIIPSAGCSAAADKLHFDAAGYRTLGRRYGEKMLALLGYKVKGSM, from the coding sequence ATGCTTAAAATACTTAAGCTTGCAGGTTTATTTACCTTTATAATGTTTTCAGACCAAGCTATGGCGCAGGACCCGAAGATGTATATTTTTTTGTGTTTTGGTCAATCGAACATGGAAGGCAACGCAAAGTACGAGGCGCAGGACACTACTGTTGACAGCCGTTTCCGGGTACTGCAAGCCGTTGATTGCCCCGACAGGGGCCGCAAAAAAGGTAACTGGTACACCGCGGTACCGCCGCTTTGCCGTTGCAACACCGGCATCACACCTGCCGATTATTTTGGCCGCACACTTACTGCCAATCTGCCTAAGGATGTACGGGTAGGCGTAATTAACGTATCAGTAGGTGGCGCAAGGATAGAGCTTTTTAACCAGCAAACAAGCCCCGGCTATATAGAAACAGCCCCGGGCTGGATGAAAGCCATGGTGGCGGAGTACAATAATGATCCGTATGGGCGTTTGGTGGAACTTGCAAAGATCGCGCAACGTTCAGGTGTTATAAAAGGTATTTTATTACACCAGGGCGAATCAAACACGGGCGATACTTTGTGGACAAAAAAAATAAAGATTATTTACGATAGGCTAATAGCTGACCTTAATCTTAAGCCTAACCAGGTGCCATTATTGGCTGGTGAGATGCTGGGTGCAGACCAGGGCGGCATTTGCGCCGGCATGAACAGCATTATAAATACCTTGCCGCAGGTTGTACCTAATGCCTATATTATTCCCTCTGCCGGATGTAGTGCCGCTGCTGATAAGCTACATTTTGACGCTGCCGGTTACCGAACACTTGGCAGGCGTTACGGCGAAAAAATGCTTGCATTGTTAGGTTACAAGGTTAAGGGAAGCATGTAA
- a CDS encoding family 43 glycosylhydrolase, with amino-acid sequence MSNICRLAAALCLFTLNLAEVSAQQSKKTDSSAFYQSVKTYVNPVLPGDHPDPTLLKVGEDFYHCGSTFHFNPYLPIYHSKDLVHWEVISRVLPASKAAWVGDKPSGGIWQGAITYFYGSYWIYFSAGGQWFCKAQSPKGPWSAPVEVKTNAVTGNLGYDNSIFVDDDGKPYMVIKNGQKVNRLQALGQDGQLTDTVINLDWINAKLQYSWAEGPVMSKRNGYYYYFPAGDVSGGQYVMRTTALTSDSTKWERLGDFFKPITDAAVGFRRPNHISAPFMLNDGTWWTIGQSYEKYDRDDWSGTGRQTGLYQVIWEGDRPWGVAPTTQPLLMPNLPYSAIPWRSVTTDYFDGNELGLWWHFLTKKASANCSLTDRRGWVRLKPDTTRTHLMQKETDHFYTAITRVELNATDTAAKAGLYLTNGNQRVTVRLYTGYADGKQIIFRTDSVTQSITNTFGDVVWLKIERNGHMLQAYCSGDGENWVTVGRTVSAVSLDKVQPNFNSWVGTSLGLFAEGKAADFDLFICKDGLSALPATGYSNYFGVRKIKGEVADGVTNTSTYGGWLMLSGVEFGKQSPAVAELTATATGNGTIEVWIDDLKHGKLIAKVPVTSTAVAKVFNATIKNVTGQHDVFLKFPTGKPGQIVIKSIKFKSK; translated from the coding sequence ATGAGTAATATTTGCCGGCTTGCAGCCGCTCTATGTTTATTTACGCTGAACCTGGCCGAAGTATCGGCGCAGCAATCCAAAAAAACAGATTCGTCGGCCTTTTATCAATCGGTTAAAACTTACGTAAACCCCGTTTTACCCGGTGATCACCCAGACCCAACTTTGTTAAAGGTAGGCGAGGATTTTTATCACTGCGGATCAACATTCCATTTTAATCCTTACCTGCCTATCTATCATTCAAAGGATCTGGTACATTGGGAAGTCATCAGCAGGGTTTTGCCTGCATCAAAGGCCGCCTGGGTAGGCGATAAGCCCTCAGGTGGAATATGGCAAGGCGCTATAACTTATTTTTATGGCAGTTACTGGATATATTTCTCGGCAGGCGGCCAGTGGTTTTGTAAAGCGCAATCTCCTAAAGGACCATGGTCGGCACCGGTTGAAGTAAAAACAAACGCTGTAACGGGTAACCTAGGTTACGATAATTCTATTTTTGTTGATGACGATGGTAAGCCTTACATGGTAATTAAAAACGGACAAAAAGTAAACCGCCTGCAGGCGCTTGGGCAAGACGGCCAGCTTACCGATACCGTGATTAACCTCGACTGGATAAACGCTAAGCTGCAATACAGTTGGGCGGAAGGCCCGGTAATGAGCAAACGCAATGGCTATTACTACTATTTTCCGGCGGGCGACGTATCGGGCGGGCAATATGTAATGCGGACTACGGCCTTAACTAGCGATTCTACAAAATGGGAGCGTTTGGGCGACTTCTTTAAGCCGATTACCGATGCGGCAGTGGGCTTTCGCAGGCCTAATCATATTTCCGCGCCGTTTATGCTGAACGACGGTACCTGGTGGACGATAGGGCAGAGCTACGAAAAATACGACAGGGATGATTGGTCTGGCACGGGCAGGCAAACGGGTTTGTACCAGGTGATATGGGAGGGCGACAGGCCTTGGGGTGTTGCGCCAACTACGCAGCCCCTGTTAATGCCAAATTTGCCTTATTCGGCCATTCCATGGCGTAGTGTAACCACCGATTATTTTGATGGCAATGAACTCGGGCTGTGGTGGCATTTTCTTACTAAAAAGGCATCGGCAAATTGTTCGTTGACAGACAGGAGGGGCTGGGTAAGGCTAAAGCCGGATACCACCCGTACGCACCTGATGCAAAAGGAAACCGACCATTTTTATACAGCAATTACCAGGGTGGAGCTTAACGCTACCGACACCGCAGCTAAAGCGGGCCTGTACTTAACCAACGGCAATCAGCGGGTAACTGTACGGCTGTATACTGGTTATGCCGATGGTAAGCAGATCATTTTCCGTACAGATTCAGTCACACAATCAATTACCAATACGTTTGGTGATGTGGTTTGGCTGAAAATTGAACGTAACGGGCATATGCTGCAGGCCTATTGCAGCGGTGATGGTGAAAATTGGGTAACTGTCGGGCGCACGGTAAGCGCGGTTAGTTTGGATAAAGTACAACCTAACTTTAACTCGTGGGTGGGCACCAGCCTGGGCTTATTTGCCGAAGGCAAAGCTGCTGACTTTGATCTGTTTATTTGTAAAGACGGCCTGTCGGCATTACCGGCGACTGGTTACAGTAATTATTTCGGGGTCAGAAAAATAAAAGGAGAAGTGGCAGACGGCGTCACCAATACATCAACCTATGGCGGTTGGTTAATGCTTTCAGGAGTTGAGTTTGGTAAACAGTCGCCCGCGGTGGCAGAATTAACAGCAACTGCCACCGGTAACGGCACTATAGAGGTTTGGATTGATGATTTGAAACATGGAAAATTGATTGCGAAAGTTCCGGTTACGTCAACCGCGGTAGCGAAAGTATTTAACGCCACAATAAAAAATGTTACCGGCCAGCATGACGTTTTCCTTAAATTCCCGACCGGAAAACCTGGACAGATCGTTATAAAAAGCATCAAATTTAAATCAAAGTAG
- a CDS encoding hybrid sensor histidine kinase/response regulator transcription factor, with product MMKIAAPRAILLFVFLFFAPFYSGAQNDPLNFSNLTAKDGLSSNTVYAILKDRYGFLWFATEDGLNRFDGTNFRIYRYVAGDSLSIGANHVTALYEDKRGTLWVGTNGGSLSVYNRNADSFFNFSSMPGNVIGGAVTSICGDGNDNVWVGCYDGLFSIDITTRKVKRIPTGINVAGKPVTKVFLSAYKDSRQQMWFGTDRGLYRYNSKTGTFTLYGHNGNDKNSLAANLVLSIAEDSKHNLWIGTVGGLSKLNSDGKTFINLKHNHNIKGGLSSDIVYAIAPDRSNNDLWLATEEGLDILNTETGVITTYKPDKRDKSSLSSRSIRSIYIDKLGIYWLGTFQGGINKYDKNFSYFSKKESNPFDNRGLSASVVTSFAEWKGKGIFIGTDGGGLNLYHPETGLFDHNNITPKRAGTPHGMAVLALEMAKNGQLWIGTYLDGLFAYNPTTGAYRQFTKGTGNLDLNFNDIFCVKEDSKGNIWIGTNGGGINIYDPKRQVIDKITNDFSRPNDTRYPVNNIIRAFAEDRRGKMWVGTFGGGISVWNPATRRFKFYNKTNNNLPNDYVLSILEDSRGRIWAGTSGGGLSLLNAASDKFVTYSENDGLANDVVQKLLEDSHGRLWLSTNQGISSFDAGIKSFVNYTHHNGLQNNPFVRGAGLRDSNGELYFGGQDGFNHFNPLGMNRNKNVPPVVLTELKVDNKRVMPADKGPIQEPILLAKEIHLDYRQSFSISFVALNYTNSQQNKYKYRLIGFNRDWITAGKEHTASYTNLNPGTYEFQVKASNNDGLWNNTGRTVRIIVAPPFWLSVYAFITYLAAGLALLFYIRHRGIRKLKTQFALQQERQQAKQAIESQRREAEHTRELDQLKIKFLTNLSHEFRTPISLIVGPVDNLLDKIKEPELTGQLGLIKRNGRRLLNLVNQLLDFRKMEEDELKLKLGRGEIVQYIREVTDSFTDLAERKQINLRFVTPNRKAYVYFDANKVERILFNLLSNAFKFTQEGGLVTVELAVNEMDGTDKVNVVCSVTDTGIGIPADVLAKVFDRFFQTETGPAILNQGSGIGLSITREFVKMHDGQIYAESEQGKGSRFVFEIPLRVAESDVEITATPYPKIIAIEPLAVVEPAPAELPADELVNMPSVLIIDDDEDFRFYLKDNLKAHYRIYEASNGKEGWQMALSRHPDVIVSDINMPLMNGIELGKKLKADKRTLHIPMILLTASNAENDQIKGLESGVNDFITKPFNFAVLEVKIKNLLTYSRNARETYSRQLQVTAGNVVIESENEKFLNKVMQYIEHNLTDPQLSVEGLSRELVISRVSLYKKLLDITGMSPVEFIRSVKLEKAAVLLEKSDMNIAQIAYQTGFSTPNYFTKAFKEKYNMVPSEYIEAKRKLQDA from the coding sequence ATGATGAAGATAGCCGCGCCACGCGCCATACTGTTGTTTGTATTTTTATTTTTCGCGCCTTTTTATTCCGGCGCTCAAAACGACCCCTTAAACTTCAGTAACCTTACAGCCAAGGATGGCTTATCATCAAACACGGTATACGCTATACTTAAGGACCGTTACGGCTTTTTATGGTTTGCCACCGAGGATGGGTTGAACAGGTTTGACGGTACCAACTTCCGCATATACCGTTACGTGGCGGGTGATTCATTGAGCATTGGCGCAAACCATGTAACCGCGCTATATGAGGATAAGCGTGGCACTTTATGGGTTGGCACCAACGGTGGTTCGTTAAGCGTGTATAACCGGAATGCCGACTCTTTCTTCAATTTCAGTTCGATGCCTGGCAATGTTATCGGCGGCGCTGTAACATCAATATGCGGCGATGGCAATGATAATGTATGGGTTGGATGCTACGACGGCTTGTTCAGCATTGATATTACAACACGCAAAGTTAAGCGCATACCAACCGGCATCAACGTGGCCGGAAAACCTGTTACAAAGGTATTTCTGTCGGCGTATAAAGACAGCAGGCAGCAAATGTGGTTTGGCACCGACAGAGGCCTATACCGTTACAATAGCAAAACGGGAACATTCACTTTATACGGACATAACGGTAACGACAAAAACAGCCTGGCAGCCAACCTGGTATTATCGATAGCCGAGGATAGTAAACACAATTTGTGGATTGGCACCGTAGGCGGCTTAAGCAAGTTGAACAGCGATGGTAAAACCTTTATCAACTTAAAGCATAACCATAATATTAAAGGCGGCTTAAGCAGCGATATTGTTTATGCCATAGCGCCTGACCGCAGTAACAATGATCTTTGGCTGGCGACCGAAGAAGGCCTTGATATACTGAATACCGAGACCGGCGTGATTACAACTTACAAGCCCGATAAACGCGACAAAAGCAGCCTGTCGAGCAGGTCAATCAGATCGATTTATATTGACAAACTGGGGATATATTGGCTGGGCACTTTTCAGGGCGGGATAAACAAGTACGACAAAAACTTCAGCTATTTCAGCAAAAAAGAAAGCAACCCTTTTGATAACAGGGGTTTAAGCGCCTCGGTAGTAACCTCGTTTGCCGAATGGAAAGGTAAAGGGATATTTATAGGTACAGATGGTGGCGGTTTGAATTTGTACCATCCCGAAACCGGCCTTTTCGATCATAACAACATTACGCCTAAACGCGCCGGGACGCCTCATGGTATGGCCGTATTAGCGCTTGAAATGGCGAAGAACGGACAGTTGTGGATCGGCACATACCTCGATGGACTTTTTGCTTATAATCCCACCACCGGAGCCTACCGACAGTTTACGAAGGGCACGGGTAATCTCGACCTGAATTTTAACGACATTTTTTGTGTTAAAGAAGATAGCAAGGGCAATATATGGATAGGCACCAACGGCGGCGGCATCAATATTTACGACCCTAAACGACAGGTTATCGACAAGATAACCAACGACTTCAGCAGGCCTAATGATACGCGATATCCGGTAAACAATATTATCAGGGCGTTTGCGGAAGACCGCCGGGGTAAAATGTGGGTGGGTACATTTGGCGGTGGCATTTCCGTTTGGAACCCGGCTACCCGCCGATTTAAATTCTATAATAAAACTAATAATAATTTACCTAATGATTATGTGCTCTCGATACTCGAGGATAGCCGCGGGCGAATTTGGGCAGGTACCAGCGGCGGCGGGCTTAGCTTACTTAATGCCGCGTCGGATAAGTTTGTAACCTACTCTGAAAATGACGGGCTGGCCAATGACGTGGTTCAAAAACTGCTGGAAGATAGCCACGGCCGGCTGTGGCTGAGTACCAACCAGGGCATCAGCTCGTTTGATGCGGGAATAAAAAGCTTTGTTAATTATACCCATCACAACGGCTTACAGAACAATCCCTTTGTGCGCGGTGCCGGCCTGCGCGATTCAAACGGCGAACTGTACTTTGGCGGCCAGGATGGCTTTAATCATTTTAACCCGCTTGGCATGAACAGGAATAAAAACGTTCCGCCTGTTGTGCTTACTGAACTTAAAGTTGATAATAAACGCGTTATGCCGGCCGATAAAGGCCCCATACAGGAACCGATATTACTGGCAAAAGAAATTCACCTGGATTACCGGCAAAGTTTTTCCATCAGCTTTGTGGCGCTTAACTATACCAACTCGCAGCAAAACAAATATAAATACCGCCTGATCGGTTTTAACCGCGACTGGATAACCGCGGGTAAAGAACATACCGCATCATACACCAACCTTAACCCGGGCACTTACGAGTTTCAGGTTAAAGCCAGCAATAACGACGGGCTCTGGAACAATACCGGCCGAACGGTCAGGATCATTGTGGCACCTCCCTTCTGGCTATCGGTGTACGCGTTTATTACTTACCTGGCGGCTGGCCTCGCGCTTTTGTTTTACATCAGGCACAGGGGTATACGCAAGCTTAAAACGCAGTTCGCATTGCAACAGGAACGACAGCAAGCCAAACAAGCCATTGAAAGCCAGCGGCGCGAAGCTGAACACACGCGCGAACTGGATCAGCTTAAGATCAAATTCCTGACCAACCTGAGCCATGAGTTCCGTACGCCGATTTCGTTAATTGTAGGGCCGGTGGATAATCTGTTGGATAAGATCAAGGAGCCTGAATTAACCGGGCAACTGGGGCTTATAAAGCGCAATGGCCGCCGTTTGCTTAACCTGGTTAACCAATTGCTCGATTTCAGGAAAATGGAAGAGGATGAACTTAAGCTAAAACTCGGCCGCGGCGAAATTGTGCAATATATACGCGAGGTTACAGACTCGTTTACTGACCTGGCAGAACGTAAACAGATCAACCTGAGGTTTGTAACACCCAACCGCAAAGCTTATGTTTATTTTGATGCCAATAAGGTAGAGCGTATACTTTTCAACCTGCTATCAAACGCCTTTAAATTCACGCAGGAAGGTGGCCTTGTAACGGTAGAACTTGCTGTTAACGAAATGGATGGTACAGACAAGGTTAATGTAGTCTGCTCTGTTACTGATACAGGAATAGGCATACCGGCCGATGTATTGGCAAAAGTATTTGACAGGTTTTTCCAGACGGAGACCGGACCTGCAATTTTAAACCAGGGTTCGGGCATTGGCCTGTCCATTACGCGTGAATTTGTAAAGATGCACGACGGACAAATTTATGCGGAAAGCGAGCAGGGAAAAGGCAGTCGTTTTGTTTTTGAGATACCCCTGCGGGTTGCCGAATCGGATGTGGAAATAACAGCGACACCTTATCCAAAAATTATTGCAATAGAACCCCTTGCAGTTGTTGAGCCTGCACCAGCCGAGTTGCCAGCTGATGAACTGGTGAACATGCCCTCTGTTTTAATTATTGATGATGACGAGGATTTCAGGTTTTACCTGAAAGATAACCTGAAGGCGCACTATCGCATTTACGAAGCATCAAACGGAAAAGAAGGTTGGCAAATGGCGCTATCACGCCACCCGGATGTGATCGTGTCAGACATTAACATGCCCCTGATGAATGGCATTGAACTGGGCAAAAAGCTTAAGGCGGACAAGCGTACTTTACACATACCCATGATATTGCTTACCGCATCCAACGCGGAGAACGACCAGATAAAAGGGCTGGAATCGGGCGTTAACGATTTTATTACCAAGCCATTCAATTTCGCGGTTTTAGAGGTAAAAATCAAGAATCTTTTAACCTACAGCCGCAACGCGCGCGAAACCTATTCGCGGCAGTTACAGGTTACGGCCGGTAATGTGGTGATCGAATCAGAAAACGAAAAGTTTTTAAATAAGGTGATGCAATATATTGAGCATAACCTTACCGATCCGCAGCTTTCTGTTGAAGGCCTGAGCCGCGAGCTGGTTATCAGCCGGGTTTCATTGTATAAAAAACTGCTGGACATTACAGGTATGTCTCCGGTTGAATTTATCAGGTCGGTTAAGCTGGAAAAGGCCGCCGTTCTGCTCGAGAAAAGCGACATGAATATAGCGCAGATTGCTTACCAGACCGGATTCTCCACTCCGAATTATTTCACCAAGGCTTTTAAAGAAAAATACAACATGGTACCGTCGGAATATATTGAGGCGAAGCGCAAATTACAGGATGCATAA